The Infirmifilum lucidum DNA segment CTAGCGGCGTCGCGCTTCATGGCGGCTTCAATAGCTTTTATTGCCAGCTTCTCCGCGTCATCCAGGCTCATAGAACTAGAGTAGCTGCTCTCGATAATGCTTATAGCTAGTCGCGAACCGGATCCTAAGGCCACGTAGTCGTCCTCGATTATAGCCCCTATTGGATCCAGGGAGTACAAGTGCGAGCCTGTCTCGTCCATACCCCCTACAATTATTTCTGCAAAGTACGGGAATAACCTCCTTTCGTAGAGAACATAGGAAAGTAGTTTAGCGGCTGTCCACACACTTGGAGTAATGCCAGCGTCCAGCTCGTATATTCTCATCTCAGCCTCGATTATCCTCGCGAGAGTCTGCATGTCTGCTATTAGGCCAGCGCTTGCCAGACCCATCCTGTCAAGTATCCTGTACACCTTCTTCCCAGACTTACTCATCAAGTACAGCCCATATGAAACCCGTTTTTCAGCAGCCAGCACGACGCCGTCTACTACTTTCACACCCACAGTAGTCCCCGGCAGTACTTCAACTTCTGACACTCACGTCACCAACGTCACAAGGGGGTGAAGTAAGCTATAAGCTTATAGCTTAGCACAGCCCCTGCACGTAGCTATGGCCAGAGTCGAGAGCCTCCAGGTAGGCTGGTGGGAAATACTTAAAACAGAGTTTTTCCACGGTTTATAATAGGCTTTCATGGGGGAGCAACTAGTCCAATTGAAACTGCCTAAACGGGAGTATTGCCTAGACCGCGTTATCACTTTCAGGAATGAAACTGTCGTTGCCAAGGAAGTTGACGACGTCGCTGAGCTCTCACCAAGCATTGCTAATACTCTAAAAAGCGTTGCAAGTTTTCTAGATGCATTGCCGGTTGTTCTGACCGAGAGAATGTTTGGCGAGAAGCTCGAAGAGAACATCGTATACTCACGTCATGGTCTTCCTGTAGTTGATCAGGAGACTCTAAACACTATAATCTCTGGGGCAAGAGTCCCCCTAATATACTCTTCCCATGGCGGCGTTTACGTGAAGA contains these protein-coding regions:
- the psmB gene encoding archaeal proteasome endopeptidase complex subunit beta; protein product: MSEVEVLPGTTVGVKVVDGVVLAAEKRVSYGLYLMSKSGKKVYRILDRMGLASAGLIADMQTLARIIEAEMRIYELDAGITPSVWTAAKLLSYVLYERRLFPYFAEIIVGGMDETGSHLYSLDPIGAIIEDDYVALGSGSRLAISIIESSYSSSMSLDDAEKLAIKAIEAAMKRDAASGDGIDVLTISKKSVSEKSLTWPLH